In one window of Lynx canadensis isolate LIC74 chromosome A3, mLynCan4.pri.v2, whole genome shotgun sequence DNA:
- the LOC115509615 gene encoding protein FAM209B-like, giving the protein MRTLTWVLFLPLCLSCGCAFMFTSLREKAKEPQGKVPCGGHFRIRQNLPEHAQGWLGRKWLWLFFVLVLYVILKFRGDREKTKEQSPSGLRGCSFRSPLKKTQNTSPSKDYAFNTLTQLEVDLVKFVSKVRNLKVAMAAGGNTKLQNLEAPVDPHNNITIYEIWGEEDSE; this is encoded by the exons ATGCGGACGCTGACATGGGTCTTGTTCttgcctctgtgcctctcctgcgGCTGTGCCTTCATGTTCACGTCTCtgagagagaaagccaaggaACCCCAGGGCAAGGTGCCTTGCGGAGGGCACTTCCGGATCAGGCAGAATCTCCCAGAGCACGCCCAAGGCTGGCTTGGGAGAAAATGGCTCTGGCTTTTTTTTGTCCTCGTGCTGTATGTGATACTGAAGTTTCGAGGGGATCGCGAGAAGACTAAG GAGCAGAGTCCTTCCGGGCTTCGAGGCTGCTCGTTTCGCTCTCCGCTGAAGAAGACTCAAAATACTTCCCCCAGCAAAGACTATGCGTTCAATACCTTAACCCAGCTCGAGGTGGACCTTGTGAAATTTGTGTCCAAGGTGCGCAACCTGAAAGTCGCCATGGCAGCTGGAGGTAACACCAAGCTTCAGAACCTGGAGGCGCCTGTGGACCCTCACAATAACATCACCATCTATGAGATATGGGGGGAAGAAGACTCTGAATGA